TGGTCACCAAAGCCACGGAAATCCGCAATGCAGAGTCTGATGACGATATCAAGCGCCTGAAGCGTGATTACAATATcttaaaaagaaagatttATGCTAGCATGTATCAGCAGTTCCAAAGTGAATGGGTCCAGAACCAGCGTGATTGGAAAATATTGACCAGAGGCCGAGAACGCCCCGATTTCGTTGAGCAAACTGCAGAAAAACAGGCTCAATGCAAAGTCATGCCCGAATTAGGTCGTCTGGCGGCTATCATGTCGTCTAATTTACCTCTTTCATTTGACGAAAAGGCCGTTGTTGTTAGGGATCTATACACTCAGTGTCTCCGTGACTTTGACGTGATTTACCGTCCAGGAGAGGAGCCAGTCGAAGGCCTATGTCCGGTGGCCAGTTGTAGCCATTCACTGGAGATGTGAGCCTCATATATAGACCTACATATATCCTTTGCTGACGTTCCTGCAGGTTGGCAAAGCCCACGAGAAGCAACCACATCCATGCTTGCGTTCGCCAAGAAGTATCTCGTACCATGGGAATCGCCCCCCGACAGGTCAAGTATTGCTGGGAGTGCTACACCTTCTTTGATGGAGAGAGCCTGGAATTCGAAAGGCATTGTGCAAGCCATCTGGTATCGATGACTAGCCAGCATTACGAGGTGATGGTGTATCGCCATACCACACTCCGGGCCGGATATTGTATCGAATGCATGTGGGATGATAAACGGGCCGCCGCCCGCAGAATGAGGGCCTTTGAAAGAAGCACAGAGCTAAGAGATCACTTGGAAGAGCATATTGAGCAAAAGTCATGGCCGTCAGTTTGCTCCGATCCCCTTTGCAACCATGCCTCTACCAATGAATTGGATTACCGTCGACACCTTCACGATGTACACCATTACAACAAAACCATTTGTGTGCGATCCAAGAAGGTCAGCAAGAAACGGTTGTCCTCGGTGCAGGACGAGGAGTCTACTCCAGACAGAGATCATTGTATGCAGCTGAAACGCCCGCGCAAGCAATGCAAGAAACCTTCCGTACCACCATCTACTAGCACGAAAGAACTGAAGATTACTTTCTGGGAACCTCCCGCAATGTACCTGAAGGCTATCTCGTCTATCCCTgctcaggaggaagatgaggatcaAGAGAGCCTTAAAGAAATGGCTTGGCAAGCCGTCAATCACTGCCAGAGCTTGAATTTGCCTGGTGTAAGCCAAAATAGCCAGACGGCTCGATCGGCCACATTTGGCACACCTGATTTGACTGATGGCTTGAGCAGCTGCTCAAGcccttcaacaacaagctcCACTTTCGGTGCGGTTCCCATCGACCCACGGATTCTAGAGACGCCGACTGCTCTCTTGCGCCAGTCGGTTGAGGAAACTGAACAGCCCTCTGCACGAAGCCCAGGGGTGTATGTGGAAAGCAATTATGCTACTGAGCAGCTCAAGGGCAATACTCCGCTTCAAGAGCTCTTCGCAGACCTAGCCCAAGGAGGTGTAGATTCTCAAGGTGTGGCTATACCAGAGACAGACAACATAACCATTGAACACGCTCCACTCTCTCCGATTTCTCTGAACGCGAAGCCAGCACCAAGTTTAACGGACTATGAGTTGAAGCCAATAGACGAAGCGGATTACACAACACAAAGCTCTTCAGACATGCACGTTATCAAAGGCAGGATGGAGGAGGCCGTGGAGCTAACAGGGCCTATGACAAGAGCTAAAGCTAAGGAGCTAGCGGCCAAGGCTTGTCAGAGATCTACGGACCTCCAAACCTCAAGTCAGAAAGCTAAGCCTTACAgtcaagaagaggacaagTTACTGAAGACACTCATGCGGAAGTTGGCGACTTTCGAAGCGGTGACGCCAGCCTTTCAAAAGCGATTCCCTGGTCGGTCTGCGATTTCGCTTCGGAAACGTTGGTCCGTCATACGATCGCCGTCGCGGCGGTCGACCCGATTAAAGCCTCTGTGAGGATTATATAAGTCAACAAATTGTATATAATTACTTTATAGACCAACAAGCTTGCTGATCAAGTTTCAATTACGAGATTTGTAGCATTGGTGGGCGCTAGAGTTGCCGCCTAGTACAGTCTTGCTACTGGAGATGTATTGTGTAGCTGTAAGCAGATACAATGACATTGAGACCGAGTCTTCCTCTGGGCTTGAAAGGGGTTAAATTAATGCTAGGGGAAAGATGAAATGCTCCATGCGTGACAAGTACTCTGAAGCCCGAACAGTTGCCTAACTTGCCTTAGAATCCCAAGCGGGAGCCCCTAAACAGCTAGTGTCCAAAGAATGATAGAAAGCATAACACAGTTCAGCAAGAGGAGCCAATATACTGTACGTATGAAAATTTACATTGTTTAATCTATGAGATCTGACCTGATTTATGAGTAAAGTAGGATTCCATTGGATGTCAACAATATAATGAAAGGACGAAACGCATTTCACTGAATGCTTCACATGGATATATTACGGTACATAATCTTTCTCCACAATACAGAGCATTGCACCGCCACAAAACAAGCCTTACATTACAAAAGGTTCACGTGCCAAAATGCACATTGTAAATTGCTGTTACGTTTTGTATTACGTTATTCAGATACTATGTATGAGTAATTGTCAATTATATCTTTCTGCCACATCTAGCGTCCTCTTTAAGGCTAGTGGCTTGGTTGAGTACTGGGTTTCTCGAATGACTAAGAAAATGTCCAGCAGTAAGCACCAAAAAACGATTGCAATGCAGTAGTTACGGATATTGCTTATGGAAAAGAGGCTGATTAGCTAGCACATTGATTCTAATTGAATATGAAAATGCTGAAACTGTGCTAATTCACAAATAATGATGCCTCGCTGATTAAATATTACCTATGGTGCTAACACTTTCGGATCACTAACCGCTTCCTGAAGGATATTTTTCATCTGACCATAAAGATGCGTAtcgtcattctttctccgcaTACCTCCCGGGAATACCACTCGGCGCAACCTATTGACCCAAGGAACTAATGCTTGATAGTATGGTGAGAACAACTCACTTGCAATCTTAACAAAATCCTCTTCGTCAGCAACTATACCTTGCTTAGAACGAGCCAGCTTTCTATCATCCTCATAGTTCCAACAATCGAAGTCAGTTGGCCCAACCTCTTGGCCTAGACCATTGTAGTGAATACATATCCAGAAGAGTacccaaaagaaagattcGAGGTCATGCCTGAATGAATGTTGCTCTCCCAGAAGTAGACCTATTGCCATGAATGCCCTCGTCCCTGTCTTCCCTCTAGCTCCGAATAGTCGTTCTCGATGATTCTCGATAGATAGATCCAGGTCGATGAGAAACGCTGACCACGACGGATTTCCTACGTCTTCATTCAAGATAAGATTCCCAGTCGAGACGTCACCCTGTAAAAGTCCTGCTTTCGTATGCAAAGACTGGTAGCCTTGTATAATTAGTGATGAACTATAGCACATGAACAAAACTCGTACCTTCTATGCAATTCTCAAGTGCACGTAGTAGCGAGACGCGTGAGCTTGCTCTATATATGGGTATGCCATAATCTTTGACAACAACTCGACGATGTACCCTATCCTGGATATTGGTATCACGCACACTTTTGTAAGGCGAGCTTGAGCAAGGGCGTTTCTTTGGCGGCAGTATTGTGCTGGCTTGGCTAGATGACCTTTTCTGGCCGGTCGTGCTTGTAGAGCGACCGGTTCTTTCTATTTCTGCCGTGCCACTTGCAGCTGAGGGCAGCTCATACCGCATTGGTCGAAAGTTCGTGGACTGCGTGACATCCAATCCCTTCCGAAGATTGTTACGAATATTGTCGATTTCTCCATTCACCCAAACGGTTTCATGATAGTAATACCTGGCTACATTAACCACCTCTTTCTCCGTCGCTTCCTGTAAAAgtttcccctcttcttctctctctggATATTGCCATGAATCTTTGATAACAAGTGGTGAATTTGTCTTGTCTCCTTCGCGACGGGCTTTCCAGCAAGTTGTAGCTCTGCCAGCAACGCATGCAGATCTCTTCATCAGCCCTTCAAGGATAAGACGCTCGCAATGTCCATCGCGTGGAATCTCAATATAGTTTTTCCCGTCAGATGTAGATATGATGCTTGGGTCATACCCTAACTGTTCATCGTTCATTGTAAGAAAACCCAACATCGCCGAAACAAACTGAAGCCCATCCTTGTTGATGTCGAAGGAGGACGACGCCATTGCCCCGACACGGTCGAACTCCCAGAGTCGCATGTTGGACCCACATAATGTAAAGCCTAGCGTAAAACGACGAGTATCTTGAATCGTTAAGACCTCCCTTGCGTAACGCCCCAAATCACGCCATGTCCTAGAGGCTGTATCGGCACTTGGGTTACTCTTTAGTTCACCTAGAACTAGAACATGTGACCAATGATACCTGGAGCTATTGTTTAGGTCAGATTGGCGTATAAAACCAACGTCTAGCTTTCGCTCTGCTGTGGATCCTTCTAGCGGATGGTTGGGTTGTGACAAGAGCCTACGATGACCTAGATTTAGAACGCCTTCTTCAGTCGCGAAATTGTGGAAAACATCGACGAGATGAGTCAGCCAGGCAAGCacatctttttctttagaTATTGGGCCAGTCCCGCCAACCACCTCCTTCCCTAAAGTGAGGtgcatctccttctttgcattTCTCAAACACCGTAGCACAGATATTGTCTAATCCATCTATTCCTCCAAAATATGCTTCGAAGAAGCCCGGAACGCCAATGTATATTGAGTCTAGCTCTTCCTTTAGCACACGATCAACGTGTTTCCGACGCTCGGAAGAGTTGACCAGACTACTCGTAATATGCAAATATGGAGTTTGGCTCAGGAGAGGCAAGGGTCgtggggaggggggggggggggggggggggtgtCGATTCCGTTGCAATAGCATAGACTTTGTCCCAAATTTTCTCATCTTGCTCATTGTTGAGGATCGCAGCAAACAATGGTATTAACCCTTCAAGGTCATAGTTATCAGAGTTGATAGTCGAACTCAGTCTCAATAAGTCACTAAAGAGGTTTTTGCTACCGCTGACAGAGCGTAATGCACGGGACGCCGGGAGAGATTGTAACGCAGATATCAAATCGAGAGACAGGTTTTGGAGAACTACCTGAGGATTAAAATTTTTTTCGCGAAAGTCACGTAGTTCTTACCTTCATTATCTATTTGACCTAAGTACTCTACTGAGCATAGGATTCCTGCGTCTCCGCAGGCAGATGTAAGGCTGTCGCGAAAGGCATCCAATCCTTTGCCAATTGGCTTGGATCGGGTGATGTCGAGCGTTGAAGGCGTCGGCATTCCATCTAAACCAGAGGGATGTGCATAGATATTATAGACGTTATGAATACAAAAGGGGCAAGGAAGAATAAAGATCCAACACGGGCCGTTTTGGCCGTCGTAGCATCTTGGCATGGGAGGAACACTCTTTCTGTTACCAAGCCGCAAGTGAGCTGTATGGCGTTGCCAAGATCACATGGTAGTGTTTATTATCACGTGATACATGAGTATCAAAGCCCATTATCGCCCCGGTCCCGGTTTGACAACCTAGCTTAGTAACCAGCCACTTAAAAGAGCCAATAAGGCTACCCCTTTTGAAAAACAAACTTGCCTTTCAACAAAATAATTACGTCATATTCAACCCATCATAGTTAAGGTATCCGGTAGGCGAGCCGGTCAGTGAGCTGGTTTGCCACGTGTTCGAGAGAAAATCGCATGTAGAATAATTAATCCTTTGGATGCTAAGCCGTTCTGCTCTCATCTCTCGTCATCCTATGATTTTCTGCCTTACATAtccgccttcgataaggtgcCCTAGACTAGGATCTGTAACAGTTGTATATAAGCTATTTCTACATTAATACTATATTAAACCCGTAAACTGATATACCAGGCAGTGGATGggatattgatgtttgaAATATTCCGTTTCTCAAAGAATCCAAGGTTGCTGACCTGCTTACACGGCCGGTTTGTGTTTACTTACCGAATATGTTAATTACATTAGCGTAATGTATAAGTCGGTCTTACAGGAACTTTGTTGGGACTTGGCATAGTTCGATCAAGTCCTGTAATGGAAGCCTCATGATGGGCAGAATTACTTTCGTAATTGAGGCTAATTTTAGCGTCACCAAGGAACTATTGCCCTTATCCTGTTGGTGAGAGAAAGTCGGGACAAGGAACAAAGGAGCTCAAGTCCTTAAAAGGTAGGACAGCGTTCTTCCCTATATATCACATCAAACGAGCATGGCGTTTCCCAAGCTATTCTACTGTGTAGATAATAATATCTCCTTATTGGCGCTTCTTCCCTGGGAGCGAAGTACAGCAACACAGATGACCATGTAGTCTTGAAATATCTGAACCAGTACAGCCCAGTCACCACTTTTGAAGTTGGATGCTCAGAGGGTTTACTCTATATCAACCATTGGAAGGTGGCCCTAGAATGGATTGATACCTTTGGAACTCTTAGTTGAAATGGGAGCCTTgatataaatattataatatcaCTAGACTTGTGCTAGTTCCCTAAGACCGTCTGAGAAGAGCACCTTAAAAGATGATATTATGCtgatttccccttttccGGAGCGGCGCTATGGGATGAAAGTTGAAGGCGCATCAGCTGGCATTCCAGGTTTTGTATTTGCCAAACCAACACTCTATTTTGGGACTCAAGACGTTGATTCCTTGCCTGTAACTCTCTGTTTTCATTGTGAACCTTCGACAATTCGCGGTTTAGTTGTTCATTGCACGCGAGAGTTTCCCGATTGAGCTGGTGAGATTGATAAGCTTCGCGATACGCTTGCTCAAGCAGCTCTGGAATGCGTTGTGTGAGGCAAGGCGCTATAACAGTCATGACCGATTTAGCATTGAAGGGGAAGGTGAGGAGCCATACCACTTACCCTGGGTTGGAGTGTGAGCGCACGGCGATCTATTGTGCATATTTGAGAAACAAAGGAGTGCGCCACCGGTAGCCGTGAATTGATTTAGAAAATTATTGTGTGAGTATCAAAGATCGGAAGAGCCGGACGTTTGACAGTGTTAGTTGGGCGCTTTTATATCTTGAATTTTTTGTTACTAGCCTCATTTAGTTGTGCCAGCCATATTAGTTTAATGGGAACAACTCGTTGGGCCTGCACCTGTACCATACCTTTTTATACGCTGCAATAGATCCATCACTACCGCACGGTTGACTTGGCTCCACATCAAGTGCACTTCTGAATGTTATTGGAGTATACGAAAGGGAATCAATAATCGATCACAATTTATGCCACCGGGAGGTGAGCGGATCCCTCGAAACCCCATTGCAGATGTACTTCATTCACACAGCTTTTGTTCCTATCCCTTTCATTCTAGCTGATAACTATGTCTTACTCTCACGTAATATGGATTATGGGGTTAAAATACAACGTTGATGCACCAACGGAGGGAAAATGTTAGCTGGTTTGAAAGCGATTGTTTGCCTGCATTTTGATCCCAGTCTTTTGAGCCACAGCTTTCTTCACTAGAATCTAATTTGCCTACAATCTCCCACATCAGTCTACAAGCAGCATTAATTGCTCCCGTCCAGTAGTCGTATATTGGGCATATAGTGTAACTCACGCCTGTAATAATTCAGTAGAGAAGCAAAAAACTATGAACCGGTTACTGCACTACGCAATCCTGCGGGTGTCGCCAGTCACTGAAGGTAAAATACCATAGCTTCCTAGCGAAGATGTCTATGGAGACCAGAGACTGTGTACCAACCATTGCATATTCTATTGTTGTTTATTCTGTATGGAACCGCCGCATACTGACACATCCGAGTATAATGACAAAGGGAACTCATCAGAGTCTGGGTAGGAGAATCTAACGAGCTGGACTCTCGCTGGGTATGGTACAGATCAGAGGGCTCAATATATACAATTATTCCAACCTGCGCTGACGGA
This window of the Aspergillus oryzae RIB40 DNA, chromosome 8 genome carries:
- a CDS encoding uncharacterized protein (predicted protein), with protein sequence MGIAPRQVKYCWECYTFFDGESLEFERHCASHLVSMTSQHYEVMVYRHTTLRAGYCIECMWDDKRAAARRMRAFERSTELRDHLEEHIEQKSWPSVCSDPLCNHASTNELDYRRHLHDVHHYNKTICVRSKKVSKKRLSSVQDEESTPDRDHCMQLKRPRKQCKKPSVPPSTSTKELKITFWEPPAMYLKAISSIPAQEEDEDQESLKEMAWQAVNHCQSLNLPGVSQNSQTARSATFGTPDLTDGLSSCSSPSTTSSTFGAVPIDPRILETPTALLRQSVEETEQPSARSPGVYVESNYATEQLKGNTPLQELFADLAQGGVDSQGVAIPETDNITIEHAPLSPISLNAKPAPSLTDYELKPIDEADYTTQSSSDMHVIKGRMEEAVELTGPMTRAKAKELAAKACQRSTDLQTSSQKAKPYSQEEDKLLKTLMRKLATFEAVTPAFQKRFPGRSAISLRKRWSVIRSPSRRSTRLKPL